From Papaver somniferum cultivar HN1 unplaced genomic scaffold, ASM357369v1 unplaced-scaffold_99, whole genome shotgun sequence, the proteins below share one genomic window:
- the LOC113346223 gene encoding uncharacterized protein LOC113346223: protein MVKSLYDKLNETGVDIVSLNLPDSFWIALWKLDISQRIKLFLWKCLQNSLSTNSKLFGKVNDVDPYYTMCGTEIETTENLLLHCPYAKEIWNSSPNPITLNINISSTFLELCKDWIKNPRKQISLELILTKMWFIWKEKYNRVFENKATTVKNLAMEIQGHVAFWAQRSNLQNKAIYLKKNTLKPLWQAPSKYTLKINVYAAWISDSLPFSYALILRDDTGISGGGKAGQSTTTDLQEAEALGMM from the coding sequence ATGGTAAAATCCTTATATGATAAACTAAATGAAACTGGAGTCGACATAGTTAGTCTAAATTTACCTGATTCATTCTGGATTGCCTTATGGAAACTAGACATCTCCCAAAGGATTAaactttttctttggaaatgtcTTCAAAACTCCTTATCTACAAACTCTAAGCTTTTTGGAAAGGTAAACGATGTTGATCCTTATTATACCATGTGTGGAACTGAAATAGAAACTACTGAAAACCTCTTGCTACATTGTCCTTATGCTAAAGAAATATGGAACTCATCCCCAAACCCTATCACCCTTAACATAAATATTTCAAGTACTTTCCTGGAGCTCTGTAAGGATTGGATCAAGAACCCTAGAAAACAAATTTCCCTAGAATTGATTCTTACTAAGatgtggtttatttggaaggaaaAATATAACAGAGTTTTTGAAAACAAAGCTACAACAGTCAAGAATCTAGCTATGGAAATACAAGGACATGTAGCTTTCTGGGCACAGAGAAGTAACCTTCAGAATAAAGCCATATATCTAAAGAAGAACACTCTGAAACCTTTGTGGCAGGCACCTTCAAAATACACTCTTAAGATTAATGTATATGCGGCATGGATTTCTGACAGTTTACCTTTCAGTTATGCTTTAATTCTAAGGGATGATACAGGAATTTCAGGAGGAGGGAAAGCGGGACAATCAACAACAACAGACCTACAAGAAGCGGAGGCTTTAGGAATGATGTAG